A single Pirellulaceae bacterium DNA region contains:
- a CDS encoding DUF1501 domain-containing protein, giving the protein MQTPRTSHDRQSIGLANWGCGDLPVRDASSRRQFLQRTGGGLGWLAAGLLNHQVASGQTKLGGAVDPLRPNAARPPHFGARAKSVIVLFMVGGPASMDTFDYKPVLQDRDGQPLPRSLRQSLEDTKFANVLHGTEDRLLASPFQWRQHGQSGMWVSQLFPHVAREVDQLCFIHSLQADSNNHAPASYQFHSGDIRAGKASLGSWVTYGLGSENQDLPGYVVLFDAGPLGGAANYSNGFLPAAYQPTHLRSSGSPVLGLLPPKESAEHQRATIDLVQQLNVQHRQTRAGFTDLDARIASYELAYRMQTSAIELGDLGSETAATHRAYGLDHSDPRTVSFARKCLMARRLVERGVRFVQLYDMPDKDGWDAHAGLVENHVPRARWTDQPIAALLADLRQRGLLEETLVLWVSEFGRTPTVQGKDGRQHNAAGFTVWLAGAGVRPGRIGSTDEFGLQAIERPTAMRDLHATILHAMGLRHEELYFEISGRQERLTGVAGGAKVIQDAFA; this is encoded by the coding sequence ATGCAGACTCCACGGACATCTCATGATCGGCAGTCGATTGGCCTGGCAAATTGGGGTTGTGGTGACTTGCCTGTGCGTGATGCTAGTTCCCGCCGGCAGTTTCTGCAACGAACAGGCGGCGGATTGGGGTGGTTGGCGGCCGGTCTGCTGAACCATCAAGTTGCCAGTGGCCAAACCAAGCTGGGTGGAGCCGTCGACCCGCTACGTCCCAATGCTGCCCGCCCGCCGCATTTTGGGGCTCGAGCCAAATCGGTCATCGTGCTCTTCATGGTCGGCGGGCCGGCTTCGATGGATACCTTCGATTATAAGCCGGTGCTGCAAGATAGGGATGGCCAGCCACTTCCCCGTTCGCTCCGTCAGTCACTGGAAGACACCAAATTCGCCAACGTGCTGCATGGGACGGAAGATCGTTTGCTGGCCAGCCCTTTTCAGTGGCGTCAGCATGGTCAGTCGGGGATGTGGGTCAGCCAGCTATTTCCACACGTCGCTCGAGAGGTAGACCAGTTGTGTTTCATCCATTCGCTTCAGGCTGACTCGAACAACCATGCTCCGGCCAGCTACCAGTTTCACTCAGGAGACATCCGTGCGGGCAAGGCCAGTTTGGGATCGTGGGTTACCTATGGACTGGGTAGCGAGAACCAGGACTTGCCGGGCTACGTCGTGCTGTTTGATGCAGGGCCACTGGGAGGAGCCGCCAACTACTCGAACGGATTTTTGCCAGCCGCCTACCAGCCGACGCACCTGAGATCCTCGGGGAGTCCCGTCCTGGGTCTGTTGCCGCCGAAGGAATCGGCTGAGCATCAGCGCGCGACGATCGATCTGGTCCAACAGTTGAACGTTCAGCACCGCCAGACCCGAGCTGGCTTTACCGATCTGGACGCTAGAATTGCAAGTTATGAACTCGCATACCGCATGCAAACGTCTGCTATTGAATTGGGCGATTTGGGATCGGAAACTGCTGCCACCCATCGCGCCTACGGTCTGGATCACAGCGACCCACGCACGGTCAGCTTTGCTCGCAAGTGCCTGATGGCGCGTCGATTGGTAGAGCGGGGAGTGCGATTCGTTCAGCTGTACGACATGCCAGACAAGGACGGCTGGGACGCGCACGCCGGGCTGGTGGAGAACCATGTTCCGCGAGCACGCTGGACCGACCAGCCGATAGCCGCCCTGTTAGCCGATCTGCGTCAGCGTGGCTTGCTGGAGGAGACGTTGGTCCTGTGGGTCAGCGAGTTTGGTCGCACGCCGACGGTGCAAGGCAAAGACGGCAGGCAGCACAATGCGGCCGGCTTTACGGTTTGGCTGGCCGGTGCCGGAGTGCGTCCCGGTCGCATTGGCAGCACCGATGAATTCGGGCTGCAAGCGATCGAGCGGCCCACGGCGATGCGCGATTTACATGCCACCATTTTGCATGCCATGGGCCTGAGGCACGAGGAGTTGTACTTTGAGATCAGTGGTCGCCAAGAACGACTGACCGGCGTGGCTGGGGGTGCCAAAGTAATTCAGGACGCTTTTGCGTGA